In Vidua chalybeata isolate OUT-0048 chromosome 9, bVidCha1 merged haplotype, whole genome shotgun sequence, a genomic segment contains:
- the LHX9 gene encoding LOW QUALITY PROTEIN: LIM/homeobox protein Lhx9 (The sequence of the model RefSeq protein was modified relative to this genomic sequence to represent the inferred CDS: deleted 1 base in 1 codon) → MEEVTRGAPEDVSGMLWKGSGGWGTSFTSRARVWCGVFPMEQGAQDCRQEDPSVGIEVSGNSQQLFQGKARKSGVKRSPQCLRKEKLLLQPPSLRCVPRSMLFHGISGGHIQGIMEEMERRSKTESRLAKGGQMNGRDTNMPPMSPEKPALCAGCGGKISDRYYLLAVDKQWHLRCLKCCECKLALESELTCFAKDGSIYCKEDYYRRFSVQRCARCHLGISASEMVMRARESVYHLSCFTCTTCNKTLTTGDHFGMKDNLVYCRAHFESLLQGEYPPQLSYTELAAKSGGLALPYFNGTGTVQKGRPRKRKSPALGVDIVSYNSGCNENEADHLDRDQQPYPPSQKTKRMRTSFKHHQLRTMKSYFAINHNPDAKDLKQLAQKTGLTKRVLQVWFQNARAKFRRNLLRQENGGVDKADGTSLPAPPSADSGALTPPGTATTLTDLTNPTITVVTSVTSNLDSHESGSPSQTTLTNLF, encoded by the exons ATGGAAGAGGTGACTCGAGGAGCCCCTGAGGATGTCTCTGGGATGCTTTGGAAAGGAAGTGGGGGCTGGGGTACTTCTTTCACTAGTCGCGCTAGGGTTTGGTGTGGAGTGTTCCCCATGGAGCAGGGAGCGCAGGACTGCCGCCAGGAAGATCCTTCAGTAGGGATCGAGGTGTCAGGAAACAGCCAGCAGCTGTTTCAGGGAAAGGCAAGGAAGAGTGGTGTGAAAA GAAGCCCTCAGTGCTTGCGCAAAGAGAAGCTTCTA TTGCAACCTCCCTCCCTGCGCTGTGTGCCTCGGT CCATGCTTTTCCACGGGATCTCCGGAGGCCACATCCAAGGAATCatggaggagatggagaggCGATCCAAGACCGAGTCCCGCCTGGCCAAAGGGGGACAGATGAACGGCCGAGATACG AACATGCCCCCCATGAGCCCCGAGAAGCCTGCTTTGTGTGCTGGTTGTGGAGGGAAGATCTCAGACAGATATTACCTGCTGGCTGTTGACAAACAATGGCACCTCAGGTGTCTTAAGTGCTGTGAATGTAAACTGGCTTTGGAGTCAGAACTCACCTGCTTTGCCAAGGACGGCAGTATTTACTGCAAGGAGGATTACTACAG aAGGTTCTCCGTGCAGAGATGTGCCCGCTGCCACCTTGGGATCTCAGCCTCTGAAATGGTCATGAGAGCCAGGGAATCGGTTTATCACCTGAGCTGCTTCACCTGCACCACCTGCAACAAGACTCTGACCACGGGCGATCACTTTGGCATGAAGGACAACCTGGTTTACTGCAGGGCCCACTTCGAGTCCCTTTTGCAAGGAGAATACCCCCCTCAGCTGAGCTACACCGAGCTGGCTGCCAAGAGCGGAGGGCTGGCCCTGCCTTACTTCAACGGCACCGGCACGGTCCAGAAGGGGAGGCCCAGGAAACGAAAGAGCCCTGCCTTGGGAGTGGACATCGTCAGCTACAACTCAG GTTGTAATGAGAATGAGGCAGATCACCTGGACAGAGACCAGCAGCCTTATCCCCCATCCCAGAAAACAAAGCGCATGCGTACCTCCTTCAAACACCACCAGCTTCGTACCATGAAGTCCTACTTTGCTATCAACCACAACCCAGATGCCAAGGACCTCaagcagcttgcccagaaaacAGGCCTGACCAAGAGAGTTCTGCAG GTTTGGTTTCAAAACGCAAGAGCCAAATTCAGAAGGAACCTTTTGCGGCAGGAGAATGGGGGTGTCGATAAAGCTGACGGCACCTCGCTCCCGGCACCGCCCTCAGCAGACAGCGGCGCACTCACTCCACCCGGCACTGCGACCACTTTAACAGACCTGACCAATCCCACTATCACTGTAGTGACATCAGTGACCTCTAACTTGGACAGCCACGAATCCGGGAGCCCCTCACAAACTACCTTAACGAACCTTTTCTaa